The following are from one region of the Ignavibacteriota bacterium genome:
- a CDS encoding PqqD family protein, with translation MQLTLKERKKILKNSNTLDLTPFKLFSEEVDKELLVTVIVPKFKNELAKKFIVPKLKSADFRINLEKFGSAVWINIDGNNNVQEIINVVTEKFGNNLDQAEERITKFIFQLYEQKLISFNEINR, from the coding sequence ATGCAGTTAACCTTAAAAGAACGAAAGAAAATATTAAAAAACAGCAACACTCTTGATCTTACTCCATTCAAACTTTTTTCAGAAGAGGTAGATAAAGAGTTACTGGTAACCGTTATTGTTCCAAAATTTAAAAACGAGCTTGCCAAAAAATTCATCGTACCAAAGCTTAAATCTGCTGACTTCAGAATTAATCTGGAAAAGTTCGGTTCAGCGGTCTGGATAAATATTGATGGTAATAACAATGTCCAGGAAATAATAAATGTCGTTACGGAAAAATTTGGTAATAATCTTGATCAGGCAGAAGAAAGAATAACAAAATTTATTTTTCAACTGTATGAACAAAAATTAATATCCTTTAATGAAATAAACAGATAG
- a CDS encoding methionyl-tRNA formyltransferase translates to MNIIFMGTPNFAIPSLKILLDYNYKISAVVTQPDKERGRGQKVSFTPVKQFAVEYNLPVYQPEKLKGNLEFIEEMKSLQPDLFVVVAFRILPKEVFEIPKFGSFNLHGSYLPKYRGAAPIQWALINGETETGLTTFKLAEKVDTGNIYLQEKVQINLDDNFETLHDRMSELGAKLVLQTVKLIVRQDSFGESGKYELKQQDDSLASPAPKITKETCLINWNKSAEEIHNLVRGLSPYPGAYFIYNDKVIKIYKTQVMGRNDLKPFQIEQTKIDKSGSRRNELIIGCGKNALKILELQQEGKKRMSVEEFLRGFRN, encoded by the coding sequence ATGAACATTATTTTCATGGGTACTCCGAATTTTGCTATACCTTCACTTAAAATTCTTCTCGACTATAATTATAAAATTTCAGCAGTTGTTACTCAGCCGGATAAAGAACGGGGAAGGGGACAAAAAGTTTCATTTACTCCGGTAAAACAATTTGCAGTTGAATACAACTTACCAGTTTATCAACCGGAAAAATTAAAAGGCAATTTAGAATTCATTGAAGAAATGAAATCGCTGCAACCCGATTTATTTGTAGTTGTCGCATTCAGAATTTTACCGAAAGAAGTTTTTGAAATTCCAAAGTTCGGTTCGTTTAATCTTCACGGATCTTATCTTCCGAAGTATCGTGGTGCAGCACCAATCCAGTGGGCTTTGATAAATGGTGAAACAGAAACAGGTTTAACTACTTTCAAGCTTGCAGAAAAAGTTGATACCGGAAATATTTATCTACAGGAAAAAGTTCAGATTAATCTTGATGATAATTTTGAAACGCTCCACGATAGAATGAGCGAACTTGGTGCAAAGCTTGTTCTTCAAACAGTTAAACTTATTGTCCGACAGGACTCCTTCGGAGAATCAGGAAAATATGAATTGAAACAACAGGATGATTCGCTTGCTTCACCGGCACCAAAAATTACAAAAGAAACTTGTCTTATTAATTGGAACAAATCTGCTGAAGAAATTCATAATCTTGTTCGAGGACTTTCTCCTTATCCGGGTGCTTATTTTATTTACAATGATAAAGTGATAAAGATTTATAAAACACAGGTAATGGGAAGAAATGATCTGAAACCATTTCAGATTGAACAAACAAAAATTGACAAATCCGGCTCCCGACGGAATGAACTAATAATCGGCTGCGGAAAAAATGCTTTAAAAATTCTTGAACTTCAACAGGAAGGAAAGAAGAGAATGAGTGTTGAAGAATTTTTGAGAGGTTTTAGAAATTGA
- a CDS encoding type II toxin-antitoxin system VapC family toxin: protein MNLVDSSAWMEYFAGGKNAKHFAPIIQDLKNLVVSVINIYEVYKKISQHRDENSAIQAIAVMQQAEVLEITSQIAIEGSKISIQNKIPMADSLIIASARSVGAKIWTQDYDFKGLDNVMFFKK from the coding sequence ATGAATTTAGTAGATTCATCGGCATGGATGGAATATTTTGCGGGTGGCAAAAATGCAAAACACTTTGCACCTATTATTCAGGATTTAAAAAACCTTGTAGTATCCGTTATAAATATTTATGAAGTTTATAAAAAGATAAGTCAGCATCGTGATGAAAATAGTGCTATTCAGGCAATTGCGGTTATGCAGCAAGCTGAAGTTTTAGAAATTACATCCCAGATCGCTATTGAAGGCTCGAAAATCAGTATCCAAAATAAAATTCCAATGGCTGATTCCCTAATAATTGCAAGTGCAAGAAGTGTAGGAGCAAAGATCTGGACTCAGGATTATGATTTCAAAGGATTAGATAATGTAATGTTCTTCAAAAAATAA
- the def gene encoding peptide deformylase gives MSIVPITLCGDKILRKKTAVVTDIDDKIIGIITDMFDTMRNANGVGLAANQIGLNKQIFVADISPVEGYENFKPIVMINPKIISKSDETTSIEEGCLSIPELREEIIRPENVSVSFYDVDMKEHTIEADRLLARVIQHEYDHLQGVLFIDYFSDDLKKQYKKHLEKIKKRKLDIEYPFSESNDYLIK, from the coding sequence ATGTCAATCGTTCCAATCACCCTTTGCGGTGATAAAATATTAAGGAAAAAAACAGCAGTCGTTACTGATATTGATGATAAAATAATCGGAATCATAACGGATATGTTTGATACTATGCGTAATGCAAACGGAGTCGGACTGGCTGCAAATCAGATAGGATTGAACAAACAGATTTTTGTTGCTGATATTTCGCCGGTTGAGGGTTATGAAAATTTCAAACCTATTGTGATGATTAATCCTAAAATTATTTCTAAATCGGATGAAACAACTTCTATCGAAGAAGGATGTTTGAGCATTCCTGAATTGCGCGAAGAAATAATACGACCGGAAAATGTTTCCGTTTCTTTTTACGATGTTGATATGAAAGAGCACACAATTGAAGCTGACAGGTTGTTAGCTCGTGTGATTCAACATGAGTATGATCATCTGCAGGGTGTATTATTTATTGATTATTTTAGTGATGATTTGAAGAAGCAGTATAAAAAACATCTTGAAAAAATTAAGAAGCGCAAACTTGATATCGAGTACCCTTTCAGCGAGTCAAATGATTATTTAATTAAATAG
- a CDS encoding DUF262 domain-containing protein — MRSLDNQILKLLSNNDVTFFIPPYQRNYEWGEEMCEILYKDIEKVANSRNTQHFFGTVIYYAESTILGQPDKYILVDGQQRLTTTMLFLIAARDCITDDSLKNTIDSKYLKNNNVSGDVEYKIKLKQVESDWKAYKNIILGEHLDDSDKKSNVFKNYKFLKSKLDKLEQNYIRDLIEKGLVNFNIVTIQLEPERNHWEKPQEIFESMNSLGKPLSLSDLVRNYLLLGKTSAQQNNLYHNFWLKIEQNLSGDNNAFSVSAFIRDYMQLIDISSYKKATDSNHKELYRDFKDLFGDDNHEQLIKKLAEYSNEYAILARYKSSGNNKIDQKITDLRTLKVSAFHSFILGILRLRTDEKIIDEDCLVILDAIFVYVARKSILGIRKSENKDAALFSKYFDELVLATNKREKMLEICSNQTFSMRLPNDKEVHQFLLSEKSNFYNFESGKFLFSLIEESLTKNRPALNDKQLQVEHIMPQTLNDTWKNELGENYQEIHDNYLNNIGNLTLIRHNQELSNHSFRGKKEIYENNAGMQIAKNKITDQQNWGEEQIKNRAEYLIKIIIENILPIGDNLKTSNNYSTEKRSIGNRLSFESLDLIGKTIVYFDDANIVADVIGNKEVKFEDKIWRLSPLTREIETRKNRRNRSGAYWGVNMWKYEGRTLEEWMNEIKNYEVEVEENEID, encoded by the coding sequence ATGAGAAGTCTAGACAATCAAATCTTAAAATTATTGTCAAACAATGATGTGACTTTCTTTATTCCACCTTATCAAAGAAATTATGAATGGGGCGAAGAAATGTGCGAAATCCTTTATAAAGATATTGAGAAAGTAGCGAACAGCAGAAACACTCAACACTTTTTCGGAACAGTTATTTATTATGCAGAAAGCACAATTTTAGGACAACCCGATAAATACATTTTGGTTGATGGTCAGCAAAGATTGACAACAACTATGTTGTTTTTAATTGCCGCTCGTGATTGCATTACTGATGACTCATTAAAAAACACTATTGATTCAAAATATTTGAAGAATAATAACGTCAGTGGCGATGTTGAATATAAAATCAAATTAAAACAAGTTGAATCTGACTGGAAAGCATACAAGAATATCATTTTGGGGGAACACTTAGATGATAGTGATAAAAAGTCTAATGTTTTTAAAAACTACAAGTTTCTCAAATCAAAATTAGACAAGTTAGAACAGAACTACATCAGGGATTTAATTGAAAAAGGTTTAGTGAATTTTAATATCGTAACAATTCAGTTAGAACCAGAAAGAAATCATTGGGAAAAGCCGCAAGAAATTTTTGAGAGTATGAACTCGCTTGGAAAACCGTTATCTCTTTCGGATTTAGTCAGAAACTACTTATTGCTCGGAAAAACTTCCGCTCAACAAAATAATTTGTATCATAATTTTTGGTTAAAAATAGAGCAAAATTTATCAGGCGATAATAACGCCTTTTCTGTTTCAGCTTTTATTCGTGACTATATGCAGTTGATTGATATTTCGAGTTACAAAAAAGCAACCGACTCAAACCATAAAGAACTTTATCGTGATTTTAAAGATTTGTTTGGCGATGACAACCACGAACAACTAATTAAAAAGTTGGCAGAATACTCTAATGAGTACGCAATTTTAGCTAGGTATAAATCAAGCGGAAACAATAAAATTGACCAAAAAATTACTGATTTAAGAACACTCAAAGTTTCTGCATTCCATTCTTTCATTTTAGGAATTTTGCGTTTGAGAACTGATGAAAAAATTATTGATGAGGATTGCTTAGTAATATTGGATGCCATTTTTGTATATGTTGCTCGTAAAAGTATTTTAGGAATTAGAAAATCAGAAAATAAAGATGCAGCATTATTTTCAAAGTATTTTGATGAATTAGTTTTAGCGACTAATAAGAGAGAGAAAATGTTAGAAATTTGTTCAAATCAGACTTTTTCCATGAGGCTACCAAATGACAAAGAAGTTCATCAGTTTTTATTAAGTGAAAAATCTAATTTTTACAACTTTGAAAGTGGAAAGTTTTTGTTTAGTTTGATTGAAGAAAGTCTAACAAAAAATCGTCCTGCCTTAAACGATAAACAATTACAAGTTGAGCATATTATGCCACAAACCTTAAATGACACTTGGAAAAATGAACTTGGAGAAAATTATCAAGAAATACACGATAATTACTTGAACAATATCGGAAACCTAACTTTGATTCGCCATAATCAAGAGTTGAGCAACCATTCTTTCAGAGGGAAAAAAGAGATTTATGAAAATAATGCGGGAATGCAAATTGCCAAAAATAAAATCACTGACCAGCAAAATTGGGGTGAGGAACAAATTAAAAACCGTGCAGAGTATCTAATTAAAATTATAATTGAAAATATTTTACCGATTGGCGACAACTTAAAAACCAGCAACAACTATTCAACAGAAAAAAGAAGTATTGGGAATAGATTATCGTTCGAAAGTTTAGACTTAATCGGTAAGACAATTGTGTATTTTGACGATGCAAATATTGTTGCTGATGTTATAGGTAACAAGGAGGTCAAATTTGAAGATAAGATTTGGAGATTATCGCCACTAACTCGTGAAATTGAAACAAGAAAAAATCGCAGAAATCGTTCAGGTGCTTATTGGGGAGTTAATATGTGGAAATATGAAGGAAGAACTCTTGAAGAATGGATGAATGAAATTAAAAATTACGAAGTTGAAGTTGAAGAAAACGAAATAGACTAA
- a CDS encoding aminoacyl-histidine dipeptidase gives MGNVLGHLEPKLVWHHFEEICKYPRPSKKEEKIAAYVISVGKRLGLQTERDKFGNILIRKPATPGKENLKTVVLQGHIDMVCESNRGIKHDFDNDPIQPYIDGDWVKAKGTTLGADNGIGFATALAVLESKDAEHGPLECLFTLDEETGLTGASSLKKGWLKADILINMDSEELGTIFIGCSGGKNTAAKFKAKLEKAPKNYSSFEIKVAGLKGGHSGLEIHVGRGNAVKILNRLIFEYSKDELIKLSSINGGNKHNAIPREAFAVVAVPKKDEKTLKKFVSKYNDKVKAEFVAVEPDLSVSLEKHDMPEKFIDEKTQKRLINALYSIPHGVIKMSNDIPGLVETSNNLAVVETVGKNINIVTSQRSSVASENVDITNMVTSVLQLAGAEISYGDGYPGWKPDISSDILKVFKSTFNQLYGKEPHVTAIHAGLECGIIKEKYPDMDMISFGPTMFGVHSPDEKLQISTVPEFYRQLVNVLKNIPVK, from the coding sequence ATGGGAAACGTATTAGGTCACTTAGAACCAAAATTAGTCTGGCATCACTTCGAAGAGATTTGTAAATATCCACGCCCTTCAAAAAAAGAAGAGAAGATTGCTGCGTATGTAATTTCAGTGGGTAAAAGACTTGGTCTTCAAACTGAAAGAGATAAATTCGGAAATATTTTAATTCGTAAACCGGCAACACCCGGAAAAGAAAATTTAAAGACGGTTGTTCTTCAAGGACATATTGATATGGTTTGCGAATCAAACAGAGGTATCAAACACGATTTTGATAACGACCCAATTCAACCATACATTGACGGTGATTGGGTTAAAGCAAAAGGAACAACTCTTGGTGCTGATAATGGAATTGGATTTGCCACTGCTCTTGCAGTTTTAGAATCTAAAGATGCAGAACACGGACCACTTGAATGTCTTTTCACACTTGATGAAGAAACAGGATTGACAGGCGCTTCAAGTTTGAAGAAAGGTTGGTTGAAAGCTGACATACTAATCAATATGGATTCTGAAGAACTCGGAACAATATTCATTGGCTGTTCTGGTGGAAAAAATACCGCAGCTAAGTTCAAAGCTAAATTGGAAAAAGCACCAAAGAATTATTCATCATTTGAGATAAAAGTTGCAGGATTAAAAGGTGGACATTCAGGACTTGAAATTCACGTTGGACGAGGGAACGCAGTCAAAATACTTAATAGATTAATTTTTGAATATTCGAAAGATGAGTTAATTAAACTTTCATCAATAAATGGTGGTAATAAACATAACGCAATTCCTCGTGAGGCTTTTGCTGTTGTTGCCGTTCCGAAAAAAGATGAAAAGACATTGAAAAAGTTTGTTTCAAAATACAATGATAAAGTAAAGGCAGAATTTGTTGCTGTTGAGCCTGATCTTTCAGTCTCATTAGAGAAACATGATATGCCTGAAAAATTTATTGATGAAAAAACTCAAAAACGATTAATAAATGCTTTGTATTCAATTCCGCACGGTGTTATAAAAATGTCGAATGATATTCCCGGATTAGTTGAAACTTCAAACAATCTGGCTGTGGTAGAAACGGTTGGAAAGAATATAAACATTGTAACCAGTCAACGAAGTTCAGTGGCATCAGAAAATGTTGATATTACAAATATGGTTACTTCGGTTTTACAGCTTGCTGGTGCGGAAATATCGTATGGTGATGGATACCCCGGATGGAAACCGGATATTAGTTCTGACATTCTGAAAGTTTTCAAATCAACATTCAATCAGTTGTACGGAAAAGAACCACACGTAACTGCAATCCACGCAGGGTTGGAGTGCGGAATAATAAAAGAAAAATATCCGGATATGGATATGATTTCATTCGGACCGACAATGTTTGGCGTTCACTCGCCTGATGAGAAATTACAGATCTCAACAGTACCGGAATTTTATCGCCAGCTTGTGAATGTTTTAAAAAATATTCCGGTAAAATAA
- a CDS encoding AbrB/MazE/SpoVT family DNA-binding domain-containing protein yields the protein MTTVIISPKYQIVIPKIIRERLNLKPGQKLQIINVGDKIEFVPIQDIKQARGFLKGIDTNIKRESDRE from the coding sequence ATGACAACAGTAATAATATCACCCAAATATCAGATCGTTATTCCAAAAATTATAAGGGAAAGACTTAATCTTAAACCTGGTCAGAAACTGCAAATTATTAATGTCGGAGATAAAATTGAGTTCGTGCCAATTCAAGATATAAAACAAGCAAGAGGTTTTCTTAAAGGAATAGACACGAACATCAAACGTGAAAGTGACCGCGAATGA
- a CDS encoding aminopeptidase produces MMKKITKLDTASQIAIRDCMGAKKDEKILVITDEVKREIGLSLYENAIRLGYTSLLVEMKSGKINGEEPSPEVTELMQKFDVVFCPTAKSLTHTNARRAASAKGVRIATFPGITKDVMIRGMNADYKSISKRTIRLTELLETGSEIKVTAPAGTDISFSIKGRKAYASKGLFHAKGESGNLPTGEAFLAPVEGTANGVFVTDGSFAGLGLIKNVNIKIEVVNGYATKISGGTLAKKLKQQLDSVGKEARNIAEFGIGTNDSARLSGVLLEDEKVMGTIHIALGNNVSMGGSVNVPIHLDGVVKKPTVWMDGKMLMKDGKLLA; encoded by the coding sequence ATTATGAAAAAAATAACAAAACTTGATACTGCATCTCAGATAGCAATACGCGATTGTATGGGTGCGAAGAAAGATGAAAAAATTCTTGTAATAACGGATGAAGTAAAAAGAGAAATTGGGCTATCACTTTACGAAAATGCAATAAGGCTTGGTTATACTTCGCTTCTTGTCGAAATGAAATCAGGTAAGATAAATGGAGAAGAACCATCTCCTGAAGTAACTGAATTAATGCAAAAATTTGATGTCGTGTTTTGTCCGACTGCAAAATCTTTAACTCATACAAATGCAAGAAGAGCAGCATCAGCAAAAGGAGTACGCATTGCAACATTTCCCGGAATCACAAAAGATGTGATGATTCGCGGAATGAATGCTGATTATAAATCAATTTCAAAAAGAACAATCAGGCTAACCGAGCTTCTGGAAACCGGAAGTGAAATTAAAGTCACGGCTCCGGCTGGAACGGACATTTCATTCAGTATTAAAGGAAGAAAAGCTTATGCAAGTAAAGGATTATTTCATGCAAAAGGTGAAAGTGGTAACCTTCCTACAGGCGAAGCATTTTTAGCTCCCGTTGAAGGAACAGCTAATGGAGTTTTTGTTACTGATGGTTCATTCGCAGGATTAGGACTAATAAAAAATGTTAATATCAAAATTGAAGTCGTGAATGGCTACGCAACAAAAATTTCCGGTGGAACTCTGGCAAAAAAATTAAAACAGCAATTAGATTCTGTGGGTAAAGAAGCAAGAAATATCGCTGAGTTTGGTATTGGAACAAATGATTCTGCCAGGTTGAGCGGTGTTCTGCTTGAAGACGAAAAAGTTATGGGAACAATTCACATTGCACTTGGCAATAATGTTTCGATGGGCGGAAGTGTAAATGTTCCGATTCATCTCGACGGCGTTGTGAAGAAGCCGACTGTCTGGATGGATGGAAAAATGCTGATGAAAGATGGAAAGCTTTTAGCTTGA
- a CDS encoding MFS transporter gives MNTTELSLKPQPTSFLRWTALLLISLAMMGNYYIYDSISPLADLLKAQLGFSDSNIGLLNAIYSFPNIIMVLVGGLVIDRIGTKTSVLIFTVLITLGSIVTAVTGNIWMMSAGRLIFGLGAESMIVAITTIIARWFKGKELSFAFGLNLTVARLGSFLALNSPSWGKSLYEYWQSPLWITVAGGVFALVCIALYFFLDLYASKNFNLPKEGEQDAILLSDILRVKEKQRWLIFSGIAALAIILTIISSDNWSIYLIVLIVGMLILFLKVKSFSTSFWYITALCVTFYSAMFPFQTFAIKFFQEAHGTSREVGGNLSSILTLAAMIFTPLFGLLADKIGKRSLLMMFGSLLIIPVYLMMAYQFGKPDVMHESDFVNITISFFDIDAAIPIYLILPMAMMGIAFSLVPAVMWPSVAIIVDQSKLGTAYGLMTMIQNIGLFSFNLLIGFANDFSGASAENPAGYNLGMWIFSILGFLGLLFAYLLRKSETGPKGHGLELGMKQKKS, from the coding sequence ATGAATACAACTGAACTTTCTTTGAAACCTCAGCCTACATCATTTTTAAGATGGACTGCATTGCTGTTGATAAGTTTAGCAATGATGGGCAATTATTATATCTATGACAGCATTAGTCCGCTGGCAGATCTATTAAAAGCACAGCTTGGATTTTCTGATTCAAACATCGGGCTGCTGAATGCTATTTATTCATTCCCGAATATTATTATGGTGCTTGTAGGTGGATTGGTGATAGATAGAATCGGAACTAAAACCTCCGTTCTGATTTTTACCGTACTCATTACCCTCGGTTCGATAGTAACAGCAGTGACAGGCAATATATGGATGATGTCTGCCGGAAGATTAATTTTTGGGCTTGGTGCAGAATCGATGATAGTTGCAATCACAACAATTATTGCACGTTGGTTTAAAGGTAAAGAATTATCATTTGCATTCGGATTAAATCTGACAGTAGCAAGATTAGGTTCATTTCTTGCGCTTAATTCTCCAAGCTGGGGAAAAAGTTTATATGAATATTGGCAATCACCACTCTGGATAACGGTTGCTGGCGGAGTTTTTGCTTTAGTATGTATTGCATTGTATTTCTTTCTTGATCTGTATGCAAGCAAGAATTTTAATTTACCAAAAGAAGGCGAGCAGGATGCAATATTGCTTTCAGATATTTTAAGAGTAAAAGAAAAACAGCGATGGCTTATCTTTTCCGGAATTGCTGCTCTGGCAATTATATTAACTATTATTTCATCAGATAACTGGTCTATTTATCTTATAGTATTAATTGTTGGGATGTTAATCCTCTTTCTAAAAGTAAAATCATTTTCAACATCGTTCTGGTACATAACCGCATTGTGCGTAACATTTTATTCGGCAATGTTTCCATTCCAGACATTTGCAATTAAATTTTTTCAGGAAGCTCACGGAACAAGCAGAGAAGTTGGTGGAAATCTTTCGAGCATACTTACTCTTGCTGCTATGATTTTCACTCCGCTATTTGGTTTGCTTGCAGATAAAATCGGGAAAAGATCTTTACTAATGATGTTCGGCTCACTGTTAATAATCCCGGTTTATTTAATGATGGCTTATCAATTTGGAAAACCTGATGTAATGCATGAAAGTGATTTTGTGAATATTACAATTTCATTTTTTGATATAGATGCTGCGATTCCTATTTATCTTATTTTACCAATGGCAATGATGGGAATTGCTTTTTCACTTGTTCCAGCAGTTATGTGGCCGTCGGTTGCAATTATTGTAGATCAGTCAAAACTCGGGACTGCTTACGGTTTAATGACAATGATTCAAAACATCGGGCTTTTTAGTTTTAATTTACTGATTGGATTTGCTAATGACTTTTCCGGTGCAAGTGCAGAAAATCCTGCTGGTTATAATCTCGGTATGTGGATATTTTCTATTCTTGGTTTTCTTGGTTTGTTGTTCGCTTATCTACTGCGTAAATCCGAAACCGGACCCAAAGGTCATGGACTTGAGCTTGGAATGAAACAAAAAAAATCATGA
- a CDS encoding DUF4013 domain-containing protein yields the protein MPKTDLSNEVKIEEGKGKSIFFITLILVIGVVIIFIYSIAHGADKFLSILSISAIIALTSAIVGAFIGFIFGIPRTPAAKDSENIGANTNLEEISDWITKIIVGVSLVQLNQLSDGIYKIGNTLSQGMGGQPSSFVFSVSTMIFYFVGGFFLGYLWSRIYLPKILLTSMEEGYRRKIKEKEDELMETQSLVDDKNINIDIRKEVESLLLQSDPKNYKDFKGEDFTKDKLQTLINKIIDKFENNDAQILFGQIIIALYNIRNYNLINELADQYKKDIDISYSTWTDIALANMNLYNTNRDKEYYKRMNEAIVNTRKSISDYGVTYAIELYFELIDLTIAIQDKDEKIKSRAEENIQSILDELKLKPDVAAFEAINYMNKNEVIPRWMDYNKLLRDNFAEAYNQIDKKSKTYKESNPDQTKYYQTEA from the coding sequence ATGCCAAAAACAGATTTAAGCAACGAAGTGAAAATAGAAGAAGGTAAAGGCAAGAGTATCTTTTTTATCACTTTAATTCTTGTTATCGGTGTAGTAATAATTTTTATTTACTCAATTGCACATGGCGCCGATAAGTTTTTATCCATTCTCAGTATATCCGCTATAATTGCTTTAACAAGTGCAATTGTTGGTGCGTTCATCGGATTCATTTTTGGAATACCCAGAACTCCAGCCGCCAAAGATTCAGAAAATATCGGAGCCAATACTAATCTCGAAGAAATTTCAGACTGGATTACAAAAATAATAGTTGGTGTGAGCCTGGTTCAATTGAATCAGTTAAGCGATGGAATTTATAAAATTGGTAATACGCTTTCGCAGGGAATGGGAGGACAGCCAAGCTCGTTTGTTTTTTCTGTTTCAACAATGATATTTTATTTCGTTGGTGGATTTTTTCTCGGGTATCTGTGGAGTAGAATTTATCTGCCAAAAATATTATTAACTTCCATGGAAGAAGGATATAGAAGAAAGATAAAAGAAAAAGAAGATGAATTGATGGAAACACAATCCCTGGTAGATGATAAAAATATTAATATCGATATCAGGAAGGAAGTTGAGTCATTATTATTGCAATCCGATCCGAAAAATTATAAAGATTTTAAAGGTGAAGATTTTACAAAGGATAAATTGCAAACGCTCATTAATAAAATCATTGATAAGTTTGAAAATAATGATGCACAAATATTATTCGGACAAATTATTATCGCTTTATATAATATCAGAAATTACAATTTAATTAATGAGCTTGCTGATCAATATAAAAAGGATATTGACATTAGTTATAGTACCTGGACAGACATTGCACTGGCGAATATGAATTTATATAACACCAACAGAGATAAAGAATATTACAAACGAATGAACGAAGCAATTGTAAACACACGAAAATCTATTTCCGATTACGGTGTTACTTATGCAATTGAATTATATTTTGAATTAATCGATTTAACCATTGCAATCCAGGATAAAGATGAGAAGATTAAATCACGGGCTGAAGAAAACATTCAGTCAATACTTGATGAACTAAAATTAAAACCCGATGTTGCAGCTTTCGAAGCAATTAATTATATGAACAAAAATGAAGTCATACCAAGATGGATGGATTACAATAAATTATTACGGGATAATTTTGCTGAAGCATACAACCAAATTGATAAGAAGAGTAAGACGTACAAGGAATCAAATCCTGACCAGACGAAATATTATCAGACAGAAGCATAA